From the Acidilutibacter cellobiosedens genome, one window contains:
- a CDS encoding CGGC domain-containing protein → MKVGLIRCMQTEDMCPGTTDFKVMKEKKCAFEGIEEDIEVIGVNTCGGCPGKKAVTRAAEMVKRGADTIVLASCITKGNPIGFACPYAQQMRAAIEKKVGEIIKIIDYTH, encoded by the coding sequence ATGAAAGTTGGATTAATTAGATGTATGCAAACTGAGGATATGTGCCCCGGAACAACTGATTTTAAAGTGATGAAAGAGAAGAAATGCGCATTTGAAGGTATAGAAGAGGATATAGAAGTTATTGGAGTGAACACTTGTGGCGGTTGTCCTGGGAAAAAGGCAGTAACCAGAGCGGCTGAAATGGTAAAACGAGGTGCAGATACTATTGTTTTGGCTTCATGTATAACAAAAGGAAATCCTATTGGATTCGCATGCCCGTACGCACAACAGATGAGGGCTGCAATTGAAAAGAAGGTTGGAGAAATAATAAAGATTATTGATTATACGCACTAA
- a CDS encoding TetR/AcrR family transcriptional regulator, with the protein MDADKRLSKEERRVQILDAAMDVFIAKGFSNSTTLEIAKAAGISEVTLFRYFSSKKEIFLEGIEPILFGSLKKALDTSKSYSMAEKVEYMLIERISYISMHREVIKLILKEAALLKELGSESFIEKTIQLMKSMLSQTGIKLDNEDFTLRLLMGSILSFLYMPEDNETSIKKYVSKVTSILLDEIKN; encoded by the coding sequence TTGGACGCAGACAAAAGATTGAGTAAAGAAGAACGAAGAGTTCAAATATTGGATGCTGCTATGGATGTTTTTATAGCGAAGGGGTTTAGTAATAGTACGACATTGGAAATTGCTAAAGCTGCAGGTATATCTGAAGTAACATTGTTTCGTTACTTTTCGTCTAAGAAGGAAATCTTTTTAGAAGGGATTGAGCCCATCTTGTTTGGTTCTCTAAAGAAGGCATTGGATACTTCTAAAAGTTATAGCATGGCAGAAAAAGTAGAATATATGTTAATTGAAAGAATAAGTTATATTTCTATGCATCGCGAGGTCATTAAGCTAATTTTAAAGGAGGCTGCATTGCTAAAAGAATTAGGTAGTGAAAGTTTCATTGAGAAGACAATTCAATTAATGAAAAGTATGTTAAGTCAAACTGGGATAAAGCTTGATAATGAAGACTTTACGTTAAGATTATTAATGGGTTCCATACTATCTTTTTTGTATATGCCAGAGGACAATGAAACAAGTATAAAAAAATACGTGAGCAAGGTGACATCAATTCTATTAGATGAAATAAAAAATTAG
- a CDS encoding hydrophobe/amphiphile efflux-3 (HAE3) family transporter, giving the protein MNKVFNWLGSIIERYPFKVLLISILLFSMLIFGATKIEMATGNETLVQDDNPVYISNQKMENTFGGESILVLFTDKTEGNLLSVENIRRMWNVEKRFQYDENIFSFMSPASIVHQMTETQGTKIKEQVLTLSDGLEEMGTKMKDIGSELSAKELMDTAEIENKLENLSSSTDAFNKLINGQKNMANGAKELQGGLYSIASGLEEVSGQLTQLSNMIGENQELKIKLSTISGNIYKSSQGISTMAEKTSNIKTGADNTANALNNVSSKLSNETSSMKDTFANSNSIRPDEMKEMANGFITMGDNLLNISEGLSTFYAKSEMMVADIPTDQVELDNILYDEDGNLRSVFSNVVLDDKNSLMVVKLQGNLDDEYKKQVSENIAAALEEEEFETLSYVVSGKPVLDTALKNEMKTNMVIMVGLAVVIMLIVLFIVFKVKWRMLSLGIILVSVIATLGLMGHITVPVTMVSMAVFPILIGLGIDYSIQFHNRYEEEKSVKTTLRNIGTAVAIAVLATVLGFVSLYASPVPMIQDFGKMLTIGVIISFIGSIFLLTPILHLRDLFGLQNKDNVKLDVKEVEEKDTFLNKILKGSTKTVVKFSVPVLLIAIIAAGFGFYLDNKVGVQTDIESFMPQDMNALQDIHTVRDAVGSTDQMAIYISDDNILEKNNINWIQQITRHIQEKYTDVVVDIKSIDTLVSNLGEDISADEYAEFIDDLPGQQVNMFLNSEQNESVILLNIEHLDTERLQDFVSELKADLKDAPMNVEVTGKSVLDVEMVNGLTSGRVLMTIIGLVLVFVALLIVYRNFIKALVPIIPVILIVGMSSGIMYLLGVDYTPITTTLGALVLGMGTEMTVMLMERYIEERKIGKDKSDAIIHSTIMIGKAIVASGLTTVGGFSVLMLSEFVILKDFGLMTVINISLALLSTFIILPPILSICDRFLLSKKEKEEAENASQEIIHEI; this is encoded by the coding sequence ATGAATAAAGTATTTAATTGGTTAGGCAGTATAATTGAAAGATATCCGTTCAAAGTATTACTTATTTCAATTCTGCTATTTTCTATGTTAATATTTGGCGCAACAAAAATAGAAATGGCAACCGGTAATGAAACATTGGTTCAAGATGATAATCCAGTATATATATCGAATCAAAAGATGGAGAATACATTTGGTGGGGAATCTATTCTAGTTCTTTTTACAGATAAAACAGAAGGCAATTTACTATCTGTTGAAAACATTAGAAGAATGTGGAATGTTGAAAAACGGTTCCAATATGACGAGAATATTTTCTCATTTATGAGCCCGGCTAGTATTGTACATCAAATGACGGAAACACAGGGTACTAAGATAAAAGAGCAAGTACTTACTTTAAGCGATGGATTAGAAGAAATGGGAACCAAGATGAAAGATATCGGATCGGAATTGAGTGCTAAAGAACTGATGGATACAGCTGAAATAGAAAATAAGTTAGAGAATCTTTCTAGTTCAACCGATGCTTTTAATAAACTTATCAATGGTCAGAAGAATATGGCTAATGGTGCAAAGGAATTACAAGGTGGTCTATATTCAATCGCCAGTGGGCTAGAGGAGGTATCTGGTCAATTAACTCAATTAAGCAATATGATTGGAGAAAACCAAGAATTAAAAATTAAATTAAGTACGATATCAGGGAATATCTATAAAAGCTCTCAGGGTATCAGTACTATGGCTGAAAAGACATCGAATATAAAAACAGGTGCAGACAATACAGCCAATGCGCTGAATAATGTAAGTAGTAAGCTATCGAATGAAACTTCTTCAATGAAAGATACATTTGCCAACAGCAATAGCATTCGTCCAGATGAAATGAAGGAAATGGCAAACGGTTTTATTACCATGGGAGATAACCTTTTAAATATTTCAGAAGGTTTAAGTACATTTTATGCTAAAAGCGAAATGATGGTAGCAGACATCCCAACAGACCAGGTAGAATTAGATAATATTTTATATGATGAAGATGGCAATTTAAGAAGTGTATTTTCTAATGTTGTCTTAGATGATAAAAATAGTTTAATGGTAGTGAAACTTCAGGGCAATTTAGATGACGAGTATAAGAAGCAAGTATCTGAAAATATTGCTGCGGCCTTAGAAGAGGAAGAATTTGAAACACTATCTTATGTAGTCTCTGGTAAACCTGTACTTGATACAGCATTAAAAAATGAAATGAAAACAAATATGGTAATTATGGTAGGTCTAGCAGTTGTTATCATGCTCATTGTTTTATTTATTGTATTTAAAGTAAAATGGAGAATGCTAAGTTTGGGTATTATCTTAGTGTCAGTAATTGCTACCTTAGGTCTAATGGGTCATATAACTGTTCCTGTTACTATGGTGTCTATGGCCGTGTTCCCTATATTAATTGGGTTAGGAATTGACTATTCCATACAGTTTCATAATCGATATGAAGAGGAAAAATCAGTAAAAACAACATTAAGGAATATAGGTACAGCGGTAGCAATTGCTGTATTAGCAACAGTTTTGGGGTTTGTATCTCTTTATGCATCACCTGTACCAATGATTCAAGATTTTGGTAAAATGTTGACTATTGGTGTAATCATAAGCTTTATCGGAAGTATATTCTTATTAACGCCAATATTACACTTGAGAGATCTATTCGGACTACAGAATAAAGACAATGTAAAATTAGATGTAAAAGAAGTAGAAGAAAAAGACACTTTCTTAAATAAAATACTAAAAGGATCTACAAAAACTGTAGTAAAATTCTCAGTGCCAGTATTACTTATAGCTATTATTGCAGCAGGTTTCGGATTTTATCTCGATAATAAAGTAGGTGTCCAGACAGATATTGAATCCTTCATGCCACAAGATATGAATGCACTACAAGACATCCATACAGTCAGAGATGCCGTAGGATCTACAGACCAGATGGCAATCTATATCAGTGACGATAATATATTGGAAAAAAATAATATAAACTGGATACAACAGATAACAAGACATATTCAAGAAAAGTATACGGACGTTGTGGTAGATATAAAATCCATAGATACGTTAGTAAGCAATTTAGGTGAAGATATAAGTGCCGATGAATATGCAGAATTTATTGATGACTTACCAGGGCAACAAGTTAATATGTTTTTGAATAGCGAACAAAATGAGTCAGTAATACTATTAAATATCGAACATTTGGATACGGAAAGATTACAAGATTTCGTTTCTGAATTAAAAGCAGATTTAAAAGATGCTCCTATGAATGTAGAAGTAACAGGTAAAAGTGTACTTGATGTAGAAATGGTAAATGGATTGACTTCTGGAAGAGTTTTAATGACTATTATAGGATTAGTACTTGTGTTCGTAGCTCTTTTAATTGTGTATAGAAATTTTATAAAAGCTTTAGTCCCAATCATACCAGTAATCTTGATTGTAGGAATGTCAAGTGGAATTATGTATCTTCTAGGAGTAGATTACACTCCGATTACTACAACCCTTGGTGCTTTAGTTCTAGGTATGGGTACAGAAATGACAGTTATGTTAATGGAAAGATATATTGAGGAGCGTAAAATAGGAAAAGATAAATCAGATGCGATAATTCATTCTACTATTATGATAGGCAAGGCTATCGTGGCATCAGGTCTTACTACAGTAGGCGGATTCTCAGTATTAATGCTATCTGAATTTGTAATTCTAAAAGATTTTGGATTGATGACAGTAATCAATATATCATTAGCATTACTAAGTACATTTATTATACTACCACCAATCCTTTCAATTTGTGATCGATTCCTTTTAAGTAAAAAAGAAAAGGAGGAAGCTGAAAATGCTTCACAAGAAATTATTCATGAAATTTAG
- a CDS encoding Crp/Fnr family transcriptional regulator gives MTQNINLIRSTALIKSLSDEDILTNLNSGKFKVTSYKKSSVVHFDGELCNKLEIVLFGKVVVDRIDESGNLLTISEFYKDDILGGNLLFSKNPYYPMTVLTQLPTDILEIDREVLFELICNNPIFLRTYLELISDRTFILGDKIKHYINRTIRESIMNYLNYESKKQNSNHIKLNITKKALAEKIGVQRTSLSRELAKMRKDGLIQFDSDTITLLKYKKAANQ, from the coding sequence ATGACTCAGAATATTAATTTAATCAGAAGTACAGCATTAATAAAATCTTTATCAGATGAGGATATACTTACTAACCTTAATAGTGGAAAGTTTAAGGTTACTTCTTATAAGAAAAGTAGCGTTGTCCATTTTGATGGGGAATTATGTAATAAATTAGAAATAGTCTTATTTGGCAAGGTTGTTGTAGATCGTATTGACGAATCTGGAAATCTGCTTACAATCTCAGAGTTTTACAAAGATGATATTTTAGGCGGAAATCTACTGTTTTCAAAAAATCCTTATTATCCTATGACCGTATTAACACAATTGCCCACGGATATTTTAGAAATTGATAGGGAAGTGCTGTTTGAATTGATCTGTAATAATCCTATATTTTTACGAACATACTTAGAACTTATTTCTGACCGTACATTCATTCTCGGAGATAAGATAAAACATTATATCAATAGAACAATACGTGAAAGCATTATGAATTATCTTAATTACGAAAGTAAAAAACAAAATTCTAATCACATCAAACTAAATATAACCAAAAAGGCACTTGCTGAAAAAATCGGGGTTCAACGTACATCTTTATCTCGAGAGTTAGCAAAAATGAGAAAAGATGGGCTGATTCAATTTGACTCAGATACAATTACTCTATTGAAATATAAAAAGGCCGCCAATCAATAG
- a CDS encoding 4Fe-4S binding protein — protein MKYIISAIRILFLALFLFLVLNGKMMLWLALFAVSLIVALLFGRVYCGYVCPMNTLMIPTEWLSKKLKLQTDKSPKWLRSGKFAWFALIGSIAVMLLAKKVLHKNIPILLIWLVVSILITLRYKPAVFHNLICPFGAIQKVFGRFAKFSEKVNKESCIGCKLCEKVCPSEAIEVKSIDKKAKIETSLCLQCTNCQQVCPKNAIHYSKQV, from the coding sequence ATGAAGTATATTATATCAGCAATACGAATATTGTTCTTAGCACTGTTTTTATTTTTAGTACTGAATGGAAAAATGATGCTTTGGCTTGCTTTATTTGCGGTAAGTCTCATAGTAGCATTGCTGTTTGGTAGAGTATATTGTGGTTATGTCTGTCCGATGAATACGTTGATGATTCCGACAGAATGGCTTTCAAAAAAGCTGAAGTTACAGACGGATAAGTCTCCCAAATGGCTTCGCTCGGGAAAATTTGCATGGTTTGCATTGATAGGAAGCATTGCAGTCATGCTACTTGCAAAAAAAGTATTACATAAAAATATTCCTATTTTGCTTATTTGGTTGGTTGTTTCAATACTCATAACACTCAGATACAAGCCAGCTGTATTTCACAATCTAATATGCCCATTTGGAGCAATTCAGAAAGTCTTTGGAAGATTTGCTAAGTTTTCAGAAAAGGTAAATAAAGAAAGTTGTATTGGATGCAAGCTTTGTGAGAAGGTTTGTCCTTCCGAAGCAATAGAGGTTAAATCAATAGATAAAAAGGCTAAAATTGAAACTTCACTATGTTTGCAATGTACTAATTGTCAACAAGTATGTCCGAAGAATGCCATTCACTACTCAAAACAAGTATAA
- a CDS encoding cupin domain-containing protein codes for MIEQVYKISTGNEKAVEKVIYDENLHYLHMVFNKGEGLPEHFSNSNVYMTVVRGTLSIGLNDQDIHEYSKGTLLKIPVKTKMNVKNLNDDTLELIVVKAPAPKI; via the coding sequence ATGATTGAGCAAGTATATAAAATATCAACTGGCAACGAAAAAGCAGTAGAAAAGGTTATTTATGATGAGAACCTTCATTATCTACACATGGTTTTTAACAAAGGAGAAGGATTGCCAGAGCATTTTTCAAATTCTAATGTTTATATGACAGTAGTAAGAGGTACACTTTCTATCGGTCTTAACGATCAGGATATTCATGAATATTCAAAGGGTACTTTACTAAAGATTCCTGTAAAAACAAAAATGAACGTTAAAAACTTGAATGATGACACGTTGGAATTGATTGTTGTAAAAGCGCCGGCTCCTAAAATATAA
- a CDS encoding methyl-accepting chemotaxis protein has translation MSKLSIKILKIVMIISLLSMVILGVTNIYVFKSIFSNLQTEAVDIVKDSVNSISEDELQKVILNKSMDSIEYKNLQESMMIFKSDKDIKYLYTMIKGEDNKAYMVVDASLENASPFGEEYELEDAMNKAFNGEVSFTENPVSDEDGTFISAYAPIKDSSGKVIAIVGADKDVATFAYIQTTMLKTAVKIIVAIIALSVILSIILTKKITASVNEVVIGLNKMSQGDLTVSVNVNSKDEIQTISKSIDHVRNNMVEMLSKSKQLCEAVMDGSINLSAASDQMAASSEEVSSAIQEVAKGMNSQSNEMAKINEIMNTFGLKIDDTVKGIGEINSKIEIINSKAQNSNHDLVTLEDGMKELDDSFTVMNQEIKDLGVYLSQIGEVTNLINSIAEQTNLLALNAAIEAARAGETGKGFAVVADEIRKLAEQSKNSASNISSLLDNVTIKSNLVVKTSENMNGKLIEQDKVINNSIKSFKDIIDNVEEIITRINAINNHMNDINIEKVNIIQSVEETASVSEEVSASSEEIAASSQELSASSEEVAAATQELSELSKNMMETMEQFKI, from the coding sequence ATGAGTAAATTAAGCATTAAGATTTTAAAGATAGTAATGATAATATCACTTTTATCAATGGTTATCTTAGGGGTAACCAATATTTATGTTTTTAAGTCTATATTTTCTAATCTTCAAACGGAGGCTGTAGACATCGTTAAAGACTCGGTTAATTCCATTTCTGAGGACGAATTGCAAAAAGTAATTCTTAATAAATCTATGGATAGCATTGAATATAAGAATCTACAAGAATCTATGATGATATTTAAAAGTGACAAAGATATTAAGTACCTTTATACAATGATAAAGGGAGAAGATAATAAGGCGTACATGGTGGTTGATGCATCGTTAGAAAATGCATCTCCTTTTGGAGAAGAATATGAATTAGAAGATGCAATGAATAAAGCATTTAACGGTGAGGTATCATTTACAGAGAATCCAGTATCAGATGAGGATGGCACATTTATTTCTGCTTATGCACCAATAAAAGATTCCTCTGGAAAAGTAATCGCAATTGTAGGTGCTGATAAAGATGTTGCTACTTTCGCTTACATACAAACAACAATGTTAAAAACCGCAGTTAAAATTATCGTAGCTATTATAGCATTGTCCGTTATATTGAGCATTATATTAACAAAAAAAATTACTGCAAGTGTGAATGAAGTAGTCATTGGCTTAAATAAAATGTCACAAGGGGATTTAACAGTATCTGTTAATGTAAATTCAAAGGATGAAATTCAAACAATTTCAAAATCAATTGATCATGTTAGGAATAATATGGTAGAGATGCTTAGTAAGTCAAAGCAGTTATGTGAAGCAGTAATGGATGGAAGTATCAATCTATCAGCTGCATCGGATCAAATGGCTGCATCTTCAGAGGAAGTATCATCAGCAATACAAGAAGTTGCAAAAGGAATGAATTCTCAGTCGAATGAAATGGCTAAGATTAATGAAATTATGAACACTTTTGGTCTGAAAATTGATGATACCGTAAAAGGCATTGGTGAAATAAATTCAAAAATAGAAATAATCAACTCAAAAGCCCAAAACAGCAATCATGATTTAGTAACGCTTGAAGATGGGATGAAGGAGTTGGATGATTCATTTACGGTAATGAATCAAGAGATAAAAGATTTAGGTGTTTATTTATCACAAATTGGTGAAGTTACAAATCTTATCAATAGTATTGCAGAACAGACTAATCTACTTGCTTTAAATGCTGCAATTGAAGCGGCTAGAGCAGGTGAAACGGGAAAAGGCTTTGCCGTTGTAGCAGATGAAATCCGAAAACTTGCCGAACAATCTAAAAATTCAGCTTCTAATATAAGTAGTCTACTTGATAATGTGACTATTAAAAGCAATTTGGTAGTAAAAACATCAGAAAATATGAATGGAAAATTAATCGAACAGGATAAGGTAATTAATAACTCTATAAAATCTTTTAAGGATATTATCGATAATGTAGAAGAGATAATTACAAGAATCAATGCCATAAACAATCATATGAATGATATCAATATAGAAAAAGTAAATATTATTCAAAGTGTTGAAGAAACAGCTTCCGTATCAGAGGAAGTTTCAGCTTCTTCAGAAGAGATCGCGGCATCCTCCCAAGAATTAAGTGCATCCTCTGAGGAGGTTGCAGCGGCAACGCAAGAATTAAGCGAGTTATCAAAAAATATGATGGAGACTATGGAACAATTTAAAATTTAG
- a CDS encoding cysteine-rich KTR domain-containing protein — MSDEKWIGCPVCGNKTRTKVRSNTILINFPLYCPKCKQERTVNVQQFKVKVIKEPDAKTQSR; from the coding sequence ATGAGTGATGAAAAATGGATAGGATGCCCTGTTTGTGGTAATAAAACTCGAACAAAAGTAAGGTCTAATACAATCTTAATTAATTTTCCACTTTATTGCCCTAAATGCAAGCAGGAAAGGACAGTAAATGTACAGCAATTTAAAGTAAAAGTTATCAAAGAGCCAGACGCTAAGACGCAGAGCCGATAA
- a CDS encoding RNA polymerase sigma factor, producing the protein MKPNSHEQSKRHAFDSFCKKILKHEARDYYDELKSQRNREVSFSDLSAKEMDELYTEDRYFVTEQIFNVLGLDVIVTDDVIAGALQSLPERKRDIILLSYFLELSDREIGDKLNMLRSTVQYQRTSTLQQLKNFMEGDTYERQDKK; encoded by the coding sequence GTGAAACCTAACAGCCATGAGCAAAGCAAGCGACACGCCTTTGACAGCTTTTGCAAAAAGATACTAAAACATGAGGCAAGGGATTATTACGATGAGCTGAAAAGCCAGCGTAATCGAGAAGTATCCTTTTCCGATTTGTCTGCAAAGGAAATGGATGAGCTTTATACAGAGGATAGATACTTCGTTACCGAGCAGATTTTCAATGTTTTAGGTCTTGATGTCATTGTTACAGATGATGTTATTGCAGGGGCATTACAAAGTTTGCCGGAACGCAAGCGTGATATTATCTTGCTTTCCTATTTCCTTGAGTTGTCTGACCGAGAAATTGGGGACAAGCTGAATATGCTGCGTTCAACTGTCCAGTACCAAAGAACAAGCACGTTGCAACAGCTAAAAAATTTTATGGAGGGAGATACCTATGAGCGACAAGACAAGAAATAA
- a CDS encoding helix-turn-helix domain-containing protein, which produces MSDKTRNNHLLSYPVIVLASGGDVDAINAVLKHYEGYIAALSMRTFYDESGNPHLCVDEALRRRLETKLITKILTFNAA; this is translated from the coding sequence ATGAGCGACAAGACAAGAAATAATCATCTGCTTTCCTACCCTGTTATTGTATTAGCCTCTGGTGGCGATGTGGATGCTATCAATGCTGTTCTGAAACATTATGAAGGGTACATAGCAGCATTGTCTATGAGGACATTTTACGATGAAAGCGGCAATCCCCATCTGTGTGTAGATGAGGCATTACGCCGCAGGCTGGAAACTAAGCTGATTACAAAAATCTTAACTTTTAATGCGGCTTAA
- a CDS encoding type II toxin-antitoxin system PemK/MazF family toxin: MNDCIMRGDIFCANLNNGIGAEQRGYRPVLIIQNNIGNKFSPTVIVAVITGQIHHKARLPTHCQLSSHSALSIPSMALLEQITTIDKRRLKKYIGRISEEEISCINKALSISVGLESL, from the coding sequence ATGAATGACTGCATTATGCGTGGAGATATTTTCTGTGCCAATCTAAACAATGGAATTGGAGCTGAACAAAGAGGATACCGACCAGTTCTGATTATCCAAAATAATATAGGAAATAAATTTAGTCCAACGGTTATTGTAGCAGTAATCACAGGACAAATTCATCACAAAGCAAGACTGCCCACTCATTGCCAACTAAGTTCTCATTCTGCATTATCCATTCCATCAATGGCATTGTTAGAGCAGATTACTACAATAGATAAAAGACGGTTGAAAAAATATATAGGAAGAATAAGCGAGGAAGAAATTTCTTGTATCAATAAGGCTCTCTCAATCAGTGTAGGATTGGAGAGCCTATAA
- a CDS encoding recombinase family protein, translating to MNRSGMKCVLYPRVSTEMQVDGFSLDGQRSSLKRFADREEMIVVDIYEDAGKSGKSIEGRPAFKKMLSDIENGLQIDYILVYKLSRFGRNAADILNSLEFIQSYGINLICIEEGIDSSQASGKLLISVLSAVAEIERENIIEQTMNGRKEKARQGGWNGGFAPYGYYLKDKNLFIQEEEAEVIRIIYDKFANTEMGYGGVAQYLNLQGIKKIQRQNGKLSEWSGHLVRQILDNPVYYGKIAFGRRAREKVKGTKNQYRQAWQEEYIVADGKHEAIISEELWNKVREKRIETGIKQPSKVGKDRSHLLTGLLRCPVCGGPMYTNKHAWTNKDGTYKEVYYYVCSRNRMVRGKSCTYKAMLKKTEIEPLVIASIKELVSNKTFAKEVKSRIGTQIDTTTIDREIKNYESKLREVDLNKARLENEIDTLPEDTRYRERKLHDMTIRLDGLYDIMVELEEKIEDAKLKRRSVEMNAITLDNVYRLMINFEKMYDRINDEERKALVSSLIKEIQIYPRDETEVPLKSIFFNFPVFKDGEEVQELLWDKDTHVESIIMMTHCGDKEKR from the coding sequence ATGAACAGAAGTGGCATGAAATGTGTTTTATATCCTCGTGTCAGCACAGAAATGCAGGTTGATGGATTTAGCTTAGATGGTCAGAGAAGTAGCTTAAAACGCTTTGCAGATAGAGAAGAAATGATAGTAGTAGACATCTATGAAGATGCAGGTAAATCCGGAAAATCCATTGAGGGCAGACCTGCCTTTAAAAAGATGTTATCAGATATAGAAAATGGCTTACAAATAGATTACATACTGGTGTATAAGCTATCCCGTTTCGGGAGAAATGCAGCAGATATTCTAAATTCTTTAGAGTTTATACAATCCTATGGGATAAATCTTATCTGTATTGAAGAAGGAATAGATTCATCACAGGCAAGTGGAAAACTCCTCATATCGGTGCTTTCAGCGGTTGCCGAGATTGAAAGAGAAAATATTATTGAGCAGACAATGAATGGTCGTAAGGAAAAAGCAAGACAAGGTGGCTGGAATGGTGGTTTTGCTCCTTATGGTTATTATTTAAAAGATAAAAATTTATTCATTCAGGAAGAAGAAGCGGAGGTTATCCGCATAATATATGATAAGTTTGCTAATACGGAAATGGGTTACGGCGGTGTTGCCCAATATCTTAACCTACAAGGTATTAAGAAAATTCAAAGGCAGAATGGGAAACTTAGCGAATGGAGTGGTCATTTGGTTAGGCAGATTTTAGACAACCCTGTTTACTATGGAAAAATTGCTTTTGGCAGACGGGCAAGGGAAAAAGTGAAGGGTACAAAAAATCAATACCGGCAAGCGTGGCAAGAAGAGTATATTGTTGCGGATGGTAAGCATGAGGCTATCATCAGCGAGGAATTATGGAACAAGGTTCGTGAAAAAAGAATAGAAACTGGAATAAAGCAGCCATCAAAAGTGGGCAAGGATCGGTCACATTTACTCACAGGGCTTTTGAGATGCCCAGTTTGCGGTGGTCCGATGTATACCAATAAACACGCATGGACAAATAAAGATGGTACATACAAAGAAGTATATTATTATGTATGTAGTCGTAATAGAATGGTCAGAGGAAAAAGCTGTACTTATAAAGCAATGCTTAAAAAAACAGAAATTGAGCCGCTTGTTATTGCCTCAATTAAAGAATTGGTTAGCAATAAAACCTTTGCTAAGGAAGTTAAATCAAGAATAGGCACTCAAATTGATACAACAACAATTGATAGGGAGATTAAGAATTACGAAAGCAAGCTCAGAGAGGTTGACTTGAACAAAGCACGTTTGGAGAATGAAATTGATACCTTACCTGAAGATACCCGTTATAGGGAGAGAAAGCTGCATGATATGACTATTCGATTAGATGGGCTGTATGATATAATGGTGGAATTAGAAGAAAAAATTGAAGATGCAAAGCTAAAGCGACGTTCTGTGGAAATGAACGCTATCACATTAGACAATGTTTACAGATTGATGATTAACTTTGAAAAAATGTACGATAGAATTAATGATGAAGAACGGAAAGCTCTTGTATCGTCCTTGATTAAAGAAATTCAGATATATCCTCGTGATGAAACAGAAGTACCATTAAAGTCGATTTTCTTTAACTTTCCTGTCTTTAAAGACGGAGAAGAAGTGCAGGAACTTTTGTGGGATAAAGATACGCACGTTGAGAGTATAATAATGATGACGCATTGTGGCGATAAGGAGAAAAGGTAG